In Arthrobacter sp. B3I4, the following proteins share a genomic window:
- a CDS encoding MFS transporter: MSRASWAVAGLSLGTALNPLNSSMIAVALVVLQADFQLDVATVTWVITSFYLTSAAGQPLMGRLADRFGPRRLFLLGMVLVAATCALAPFAPNFALLCVARAFMALGTATAYPSAVVMVAELARQAKAQSTRPLGQIQMANTSAAAVGPVVGGLLVSLVGWQALFLINIPLSLAAILMVRRFAPADTEPERGPVLELLRDSDLPGIGAFIGSLVLVMMALLNVLPGYRWWLLGAGLLLAVLFALRELRFNRPFLDLRLLGRNRPLLLVYLGFALFSGVYYFAFFGLPQLLQTAGGYDPGIVGLLMLPLAAMSVVITPFAVRAIDRFRVRRVLIAGVVLLIVGSAAMWLLTASLAVPLVLALTALLGLPYCVVSIASSQGMYVSTRLEERGVAAGIYQTCRYLGAITATVLIGIFYGSGVTQANWGLMVFVMLGLGAVVLVVSLAWREQRTA; the protein is encoded by the coding sequence ATGTCCCGGGCCAGTTGGGCCGTCGCCGGGCTCAGCCTTGGTACTGCGCTGAACCCGCTGAACTCTTCGATGATCGCCGTCGCGCTGGTGGTGCTGCAGGCGGACTTTCAGCTCGACGTCGCCACGGTGACCTGGGTGATCACCTCCTTCTACCTCACCTCCGCGGCCGGCCAGCCGCTGATGGGACGGCTTGCGGACCGCTTTGGCCCGCGCCGGCTGTTCCTGCTCGGCATGGTCCTGGTCGCCGCGACCTGTGCGCTGGCTCCTTTTGCGCCGAACTTCGCCCTGCTCTGCGTAGCCAGGGCCTTCATGGCGCTGGGGACTGCGACGGCGTACCCGAGCGCCGTCGTCATGGTCGCGGAACTCGCGCGGCAGGCGAAGGCGCAATCCACCCGGCCGCTGGGGCAGATCCAGATGGCCAACACGTCGGCGGCAGCCGTCGGCCCAGTGGTCGGCGGGCTGCTGGTGAGCCTGGTGGGATGGCAGGCGCTGTTCCTGATCAACATTCCGCTCTCGCTGGCGGCGATCCTGATGGTCCGCCGGTTTGCCCCGGCGGACACGGAGCCGGAGCGCGGACCGGTGCTGGAACTGCTGCGGGATTCGGACCTGCCCGGCATCGGGGCCTTCATCGGTTCCCTCGTCCTGGTGATGATGGCGCTGCTCAACGTTCTGCCCGGCTACCGGTGGTGGCTGCTGGGCGCCGGCCTGCTGCTGGCCGTCCTGTTCGCGCTGCGGGAGCTGCGCTTCAACCGGCCGTTCCTTGACCTGCGGCTGCTGGGTCGGAACCGGCCGCTGCTGCTGGTCTATCTGGGCTTCGCACTGTTCAGCGGCGTCTACTACTTCGCGTTCTTTGGCCTCCCGCAACTGCTGCAGACCGCCGGCGGCTATGACCCCGGCATCGTCGGCTTGCTGATGCTGCCGCTCGCCGCGATGTCAGTGGTCATCACGCCGTTCGCAGTCCGCGCCATCGACCGGTTCCGGGTGCGGCGGGTGCTGATCGCCGGCGTCGTGCTGCTGATCGTCGGATCGGCGGCGATGTGGCTGCTGACCGCGTCGCTGGCCGTTCCGCTGGTCCTGGCGCTGACCGCCCTGCTGGGCCTGCCGTACTGCGTGGTCAGCATCGCCTCCAGCCAGGGCATGTACGTGTCTACCCGGCTGGAGGAACGCGGCGTCGCCGCCGGGATCTACCAGACCTGCCGGTACCTGGGCGCCATCACGGCCACCGTGCTGATCGGCATCTTCTACGGCAGCGGCGTCACCCAGGCGAACTGGGGGCTGATGGTTTTCGTCATGCTGGGCCTGGGCGCGGTGGTGCTCGTTGTGTCCTTGGCCTGGCGGGAACAGCGCACCGCCTGA
- a CDS encoding amino acid ABC transporter ATP-binding protein — protein sequence MTGAPMVLAEKVSKNFGTNKVLRGISLEVDRGEVLCIVGPSGSGKSTFLRCINHLERVDGGRLSVDGQLVGYRQRGGKLYELKLSEAAFQRQEIGMVFQRFNLFPHLTAVENIILAPMRVKKVSKAAATARALELLARVGLEDKGDAFPAHLSGGQQQRVAIARALAMDPKLMLFDEPTSALDPELVGEVLDVMKELARSGMTMIVVTHEMGFAREVADTLVFMDEGVVVEAGPPRQVLGNPQHERTKAFLSKVL from the coding sequence ATGACCGGCGCGCCCATGGTTCTGGCGGAAAAGGTGTCCAAGAATTTCGGCACCAACAAGGTGCTCCGCGGGATCAGCCTGGAAGTGGACCGCGGGGAGGTGCTCTGCATCGTGGGGCCCAGCGGCTCCGGCAAGTCGACCTTCCTGCGCTGCATCAACCACCTGGAACGCGTTGACGGCGGCCGGCTCTCGGTGGACGGGCAGCTGGTCGGCTACCGCCAGCGCGGCGGAAAGCTCTACGAACTCAAGCTCAGTGAGGCCGCGTTCCAGCGCCAGGAGATCGGGATGGTCTTCCAGCGGTTCAACCTGTTTCCGCACCTGACCGCGGTGGAGAACATCATCCTGGCCCCCATGCGGGTCAAGAAGGTCTCCAAAGCCGCGGCCACGGCCCGGGCCCTGGAGCTGCTGGCCCGGGTAGGGCTGGAGGATAAGGGCGACGCTTTTCCTGCGCACCTTTCCGGCGGCCAGCAGCAGCGGGTGGCGATTGCCCGGGCCCTGGCCATGGATCCGAAGCTCATGCTCTTCGACGAGCCGACCAGCGCCCTGGACCCGGAGTTGGTGGGCGAGGTTCTGGACGTGATGAAAGAACTGGCCAGGAGCGGCATGACCATGATCGTCGTCACGCACGAGATGGGCTTCGCCCGGGAAGTGGCGGACACCTTGGTGTTCATGGACGAGGGCGTGGTGGTGGAGGCCGGGCCGCCGCGGCAGGTGCTCGGCAATCCGCAGCATGAGCGGACCAAGGCGTTTCTGTCCAAGGTCCTCTAA
- a CDS encoding amino acid ABC transporter permease has protein sequence MDEREPGRMIDPDPAEKLNAGTGSGRGGASRAPASGHAPGSGAPADDSAADAIVAIPLRHPWRNVIAVLLVIGLAVFILDAAQRPDYGWADVGKYIFDRRISQAAWVTLWLTIYAMMGAIVIGLLLAIMRLSPNPVLKSIAWLYIWIFRGTPVYVQLVFWGIVSLIYPVFTLGIPFMTPWVTIPNEIFTNLFITAVIGLALNEAAYMSEIVRAGLLSVDEGQAEASTALAMSWGQTMRFVVVPQAMKIIIPPTGNEVISMLKTTSLVAAIPLSIDLYGVSRGISAVTFTPVPLLIVASLWYLLFTSLLMVGQHFIEKRFSRGTGRARSDKGTLAPGPGAVAPAAGAAPEAPPAPLGTDFGGKG, from the coding sequence ATGGACGAGCGGGAACCGGGCAGGATGATTGATCCTGACCCTGCCGAAAAGCTGAACGCCGGCACGGGATCCGGCAGGGGCGGCGCGAGCAGGGCCCCGGCCAGCGGCCACGCTCCCGGCTCAGGAGCGCCGGCCGATGATTCAGCGGCGGACGCCATCGTCGCCATTCCGCTGCGGCACCCGTGGCGGAACGTCATCGCCGTGCTCCTGGTGATCGGGCTGGCGGTGTTCATCCTGGACGCGGCCCAGCGCCCGGACTACGGCTGGGCCGATGTGGGAAAGTACATCTTCGACCGCCGGATCAGCCAGGCCGCCTGGGTGACGCTCTGGCTGACCATTTACGCGATGATGGGCGCAATCGTCATCGGCTTGCTGCTGGCGATCATGCGGCTCTCGCCAAACCCGGTGCTCAAGAGCATCGCCTGGCTGTACATCTGGATCTTCCGCGGCACCCCGGTGTACGTGCAGCTGGTGTTCTGGGGCATCGTGTCGCTGATCTATCCGGTGTTCACCCTGGGGATTCCGTTCATGACGCCTTGGGTCACGATCCCGAACGAGATCTTCACGAACCTGTTCATCACCGCCGTCATCGGGCTGGCCCTGAACGAGGCCGCCTACATGTCCGAAATCGTCCGGGCCGGGCTGCTGTCCGTGGACGAAGGCCAGGCGGAGGCGTCGACGGCGCTGGCGATGTCCTGGGGGCAAACGATGCGGTTCGTCGTGGTCCCGCAGGCGATGAAGATCATCATTCCGCCGACCGGCAATGAGGTGATCTCCATGCTCAAGACCACCTCACTGGTCGCCGCGATTCCGCTGAGCATCGACCTCTACGGCGTCTCGCGGGGCATTTCGGCCGTAACGTTCACCCCCGTGCCGTTGCTGATCGTCGCTTCCCTCTGGTACCTGCTTTTCACGTCACTGCTGATGGTTGGCCAGCACTTCATTGAGAAGCGCTTCTCCCGGGGAACCGGCCGGGCACGTTCAGACAAGGGGACCTTGGCGCCCGGTCCGGGCGCTGTGGCACCGGCCGCGGGTGCCGCACCCGAGGCGCCGCCCGCCCCGCTCGGTACCGACTTTGGAGGAAAAGGATGA
- a CDS encoding ABC transporter substrate-binding protein: MRTRYLVPIVTVATALSLSGCVNNSEPAATGGASGSTASAAAVDVKKNDSIAASLPEKIKTAGVLNVGMANNYPPNEFKDDNGAPAGWSVDLTNALGKVMGLKVNFDIGTFDNILPAVRAGKDDMGMSSFTDTVEREKQVDFVNYYSAGIQWASPKGKTVDPKNACGLKVAVQATTYEDTHEVPAKSKACTDAGKPAITIFRYDAQDQATNALTVGQVDAMSADSPVTLYAISKTKDKLQTAGDAFEVAPYGIPVAKGSEFTPVLQKALQSLIDDGTYTKILSKWGVEAGGVKTAELNVAAKG; encoded by the coding sequence ATGCGTACTCGCTACCTTGTTCCCATTGTCACTGTCGCTACGGCACTCTCCCTCTCGGGCTGCGTCAACAACAGCGAACCCGCCGCCACCGGCGGTGCCAGCGGCTCGACCGCGAGCGCCGCCGCCGTCGACGTCAAGAAGAACGACTCGATTGCCGCGTCGCTGCCGGAGAAAATCAAAACCGCCGGCGTCCTGAATGTCGGCATGGCCAACAACTACCCGCCCAATGAGTTCAAGGACGATAACGGTGCACCGGCCGGCTGGTCCGTGGACCTGACAAATGCGCTCGGCAAAGTGATGGGCTTGAAGGTCAACTTCGATATTGGCACCTTCGACAACATTCTGCCTGCCGTCCGTGCTGGCAAAGACGATATGGGGATGTCGTCCTTCACCGACACTGTGGAGCGCGAAAAGCAGGTGGATTTCGTGAACTACTATTCCGCCGGCATCCAGTGGGCTTCGCCAAAGGGCAAGACGGTGGATCCGAAAAACGCCTGCGGGCTCAAGGTCGCTGTGCAGGCGACCACCTATGAGGACACCCACGAGGTGCCGGCAAAGTCGAAGGCCTGCACCGACGCGGGGAAGCCGGCCATCACCATCTTCCGGTACGACGCCCAGGACCAGGCCACGAACGCGCTAACGGTCGGGCAGGTCGACGCGATGAGCGCGGATTCGCCCGTGACGCTGTATGCGATCTCCAAGACCAAGGACAAGCTGCAGACCGCCGGCGACGCCTTCGAAGTGGCGCCGTACGGCATCCCGGTGGCCAAGGGCAGTGAGTTCACTCCGGTGCTGCAGAAGGCACTCCAGTCGCTGATCGATGACGGCACCTACACCAAGATCCTGTCCAAATGGGGAGTGGAAGCCGGCGGCGTCAAGACGGCCGAGCTCAACGTGGCTGCCAAAGGGTGA
- a CDS encoding alpha-hydroxy acid oxidase → MKLSEARQLIQVKAPVLSRKRRVLADAFNVEEYRKAAQKALPAGIFDYLDGGSEDEVTLQRNRAVFDAWALMPTWGPVAGPDLATTLLGKASSLPLTLTPTGATRLFHPEGELAVAAAAARAGIPYGLAGLSTVSMEAIAERQPGLDRWFNFGLGSDAQARHAKLARCKAAGFTTLIVGVDTRALGSRERDLRNGFTAPPALTLSTIADIARRPAWWINFLKAEGITFPNLDPRSAAATSLVTPSMWQQILGHSDATSGWRELETLRQEWDGKIVLKGCVNPDDVAKAARIGLDAVQLSNHGGRQLDHMLSPMDVLQESRQRVGDALEIYVDSGIRRGSDILKALALGADACSIGRAYLYGLVAAGSPGVGRVIDILADELRRTMTLVGVSSIPELKARGNEILRDLRHSGEIVETSASGGTK, encoded by the coding sequence TTGAAACTCAGCGAGGCCAGGCAGCTCATCCAGGTCAAGGCACCGGTGCTGTCGCGCAAACGTCGGGTGCTGGCCGACGCGTTCAACGTGGAGGAGTACCGGAAGGCGGCGCAGAAGGCGCTGCCGGCCGGTATCTTCGACTACCTGGACGGCGGCTCCGAGGATGAAGTGACGCTCCAGCGCAACCGGGCAGTCTTTGATGCGTGGGCCCTGATGCCCACGTGGGGACCGGTGGCCGGTCCGGACCTGGCCACGACGCTGCTGGGAAAGGCTAGCTCCCTGCCGCTCACCTTGACCCCCACCGGCGCGACCCGGCTGTTCCATCCCGAGGGCGAACTAGCCGTCGCCGCGGCCGCTGCCCGGGCGGGTATTCCCTACGGGCTGGCCGGGCTGAGTACGGTGTCGATGGAAGCGATCGCTGAACGGCAGCCCGGCCTTGACCGCTGGTTCAACTTCGGTCTTGGCTCCGATGCCCAGGCCAGGCATGCCAAGCTGGCACGCTGTAAAGCCGCAGGTTTCACCACGCTGATTGTCGGCGTCGATACCCGGGCGCTGGGATCCCGGGAGCGGGACCTGCGCAACGGCTTCACCGCGCCGCCCGCCCTGACGCTTTCCACCATCGCGGACATCGCCCGGCGGCCCGCCTGGTGGATCAACTTCCTGAAGGCGGAGGGGATTACCTTTCCAAACCTTGACCCCCGCAGCGCAGCCGCCACCTCCCTGGTCACGCCGTCCATGTGGCAGCAGATCCTCGGCCACTCGGATGCCACCAGCGGCTGGAGGGAACTCGAGACCCTGCGGCAGGAGTGGGACGGCAAGATCGTGCTGAAGGGCTGCGTGAACCCGGACGACGTCGCCAAGGCAGCCCGGATCGGCCTGGATGCCGTGCAGCTGAGCAATCACGGCGGACGGCAGCTTGACCACATGCTGAGCCCGATGGATGTCCTACAGGAGTCCCGGCAGCGGGTGGGGGATGCGCTCGAGATCTACGTCGACTCCGGGATCCGGCGGGGGAGTGACATCCTCAAAGCCCTCGCCCTGGGCGCCGACGCATGTTCCATCGGCCGGGCCTACCTGTACGGCTTGGTCGCTGCGGGCTCGCCCGGAGTGGGACGCGTTATCGACATCCTCGCGGACGAACTCCGGCGTACCATGACGTTGGTAGGCGTTTCCAGCATTCCGGAGTTGAAAGCCAGGGGAAATGAGATTCTCCGGGACCTTCGACATTCCGGCGAAATTGTTGAAACTTCAGCGTCAGGCGGCACGAAGTGA
- a CDS encoding CdaR family transcriptional regulator, which translates to MPTLADVARAAASEILSPVHLPADDQQLVAGAVLYDATATTEKFPGAIALAIGLSLAGKRLPARVQELREAGYVAMVYKTNGKPDGALLSAARDSGMALFRASDAVPWNQIAEVLDAAVVPHRQSGRTLADIRPGDLFGLANIVAAQAGGAVAIADPEQTILAYSTLRDQPMDETRRDSILRLQVPHSSETDSDYRRVHAARTALDVASKDASLRRTAIAIRAGDSVLGSLWLLQRRDAGEKGQPTADGSTADRSTADAHRVLQEAANVAALHLLHKQTSFVSNLTRQIDLVQPLLFDPKRAALAAVRLGISASTVRVVALSIWPSEALAAETLQTRLRLFDTIRTACAIRLPSAVCGLSDNIVYAVLPQTTDSSRLFQHSALLKIVHNARRLLARPVLAALGAEATIDRIEESRVNAELVLAELVRNVAEGRIPPDSDEVVADDESLGSRLQLHQIASALGASGHLPGAHALRIAEHDRLYKKSFEETVYVYLNCGGNAIEAAKALDVHVNTVRYRLSRVNPLFGIDLEDPETRLLVWLQLWARHN; encoded by the coding sequence TTGCCCACTCTTGCCGACGTCGCACGCGCGGCGGCGTCCGAGATCCTCAGCCCCGTGCACTTGCCGGCAGATGACCAGCAGCTTGTCGCCGGTGCTGTGCTCTACGACGCCACGGCCACGACGGAGAAGTTCCCGGGTGCGATCGCCCTCGCCATCGGGCTGTCCCTGGCGGGTAAACGTCTCCCCGCACGCGTGCAGGAACTTCGCGAAGCCGGCTATGTGGCCATGGTCTATAAAACAAACGGCAAGCCGGACGGCGCCCTCCTGTCCGCCGCCCGGGACTCCGGCATGGCCCTATTCCGGGCCTCCGATGCGGTGCCGTGGAACCAGATTGCGGAGGTTCTGGATGCCGCCGTCGTCCCCCACAGGCAGTCCGGCCGCACCCTGGCGGACATCCGCCCGGGAGACCTGTTCGGCCTAGCCAACATTGTTGCGGCCCAAGCCGGCGGTGCGGTCGCCATCGCCGATCCCGAGCAGACCATCCTGGCGTACTCGACCCTCCGGGACCAGCCCATGGATGAGACCCGCAGGGATTCGATCCTGCGGCTGCAGGTGCCGCACTCATCGGAAACCGACAGCGACTACCGCCGCGTCCACGCCGCACGGACGGCGCTGGATGTGGCTTCAAAGGATGCCTCGCTCCGGCGGACCGCGATCGCCATCCGCGCCGGCGACTCCGTGCTGGGTTCACTTTGGCTGCTCCAGCGCAGGGACGCCGGCGAAAAGGGACAGCCCACCGCTGACGGGTCCACCGCCGACCGGTCCACCGCCGACGCGCACCGGGTCCTCCAGGAGGCAGCCAACGTCGCCGCGCTCCATCTGCTGCACAAGCAGACCAGCTTCGTCTCAAACCTCACCCGGCAGATCGATCTGGTCCAGCCGCTGCTTTTCGATCCGAAACGCGCCGCCCTGGCCGCCGTCCGGCTGGGCATCTCCGCTTCCACCGTCCGTGTGGTTGCCCTCAGCATCTGGCCCTCCGAGGCGCTGGCCGCCGAAACCCTGCAGACCCGGCTGCGCTTGTTCGACACGATCCGGACAGCCTGCGCCATCCGGCTGCCCTCCGCCGTGTGCGGACTTTCGGACAACATCGTCTACGCCGTGCTGCCGCAGACCACGGACTCCTCACGGCTGTTCCAGCACAGCGCCCTGCTGAAAATCGTCCACAATGCGCGGCGGCTGCTCGCCCGCCCGGTCCTGGCCGCGCTCGGGGCGGAGGCCACCATCGACCGGATCGAGGAGTCCCGGGTCAACGCGGAACTGGTCCTGGCCGAACTGGTCCGCAATGTGGCCGAGGGCCGCATCCCGCCGGATTCGGATGAGGTGGTGGCCGACGACGAGTCCCTGGGCTCCCGTCTCCAACTCCACCAGATCGCGTCCGCCCTGGGCGCGTCCGGGCACCTGCCCGGGGCCCATGCGCTCAGGATCGCCGAGCACGACCGGCTGTACAAGAAGTCCTTCGAGGAAACCGTCTACGTCTACCTGAATTGCGGCGGAAACGCGATCGAGGCGGCCAAGGCCCTGGACGTCCACGTCAACACCGTCCGCTACCGCCTGTCGCGTGTGAACCCCCTGTTCGGCATCGACCTGGAAGATCCCGAAACACGCCTGCTGGTGTGGCTTCAACTCTGGGCGCGCCACAACTAG
- a CDS encoding cupin domain-containing protein, whose translation MQKISIEALARQQITAALAAGSGRAADTVFGGHEKVLRQTVMAFKAGTQLSEHLNPGEATVFVLRGCVRLQSGDDSWQGKAGDLLIVPDGMHSLHAEEDCAILMTVAKARGGAAEGERS comes from the coding sequence ATGCAGAAAATATCGATTGAAGCCCTGGCCCGTCAGCAGATCACCGCGGCGCTTGCCGCCGGAAGCGGACGGGCCGCCGACACCGTCTTTGGCGGCCACGAAAAGGTTCTGCGGCAGACGGTGATGGCGTTCAAGGCCGGGACCCAGCTCAGCGAACACCTGAACCCAGGGGAGGCGACGGTCTTCGTGCTGCGGGGCTGCGTCCGGCTGCAGTCGGGCGACGATTCCTGGCAGGGGAAGGCAGGAGATCTGCTGATCGTGCCGGACGGAATGCACAGCCTGCACGCCGAGGAGGACTGCGCGATCCTGATGACCGTGGCGAAGGCCCGGGGCGGAGCAGCGGAGGGGGAACGCTCCTAG
- a CDS encoding ATP-dependent DNA helicase RecQ translates to MIKATAGPPAKKSSKTPASEADAPTAPAPTRGTATAGKDPGSGKRKSGSDAGLRTLAAEVFGFSSLHDGQLEGMRALAAGRDVLAVMPTGYGKSAIYQVPGLLLHRGDSNHKDPYEEERPTGRGTALVVSPLISLQEDQLDGLLEAAGPDAAVAINSSHGAAEQEEAWQAAESGKAAFLFLAPEQLAKDSTVERLAALNITLLVVDEAHCVTAWGHDFRPEYLRLGEVRERLGNPTTAALTATAAPPVREEIQQRLGLTEPLVLVRGFDRPNISLDVVRHHEDKEKRRAVVRQATDLVEQLRTRDAGGCGLIYAAKRKDTERYAEKLARNGLRSAAYHAGMAGAQRAAVHEQFLDGELDVVVATTAFGMGIDKPDVRFVLHADVPESLDSYYQQFGRAGRDGEPAQAVLHYRSEDLGLRRFFATHSPDEASLRVVLAVLKKAKGQLRRKALAEQTGFPPRRLTGLLNQLQDTGAISTEPDGLRLQASGNLNKAVDRAIELAESRGRIDQSRVEMIRGYAETRHCRRQFLLGYFGEDLPEPCGNCDNCTAGDADEELAAAASGAGNNTADASSDDGGFPVNAAVVHSEWGTGMIMQHDDDVLTVLFDSEGYKTLSRKAVQERGLLTLAAD, encoded by the coding sequence ATGATTAAGGCCACCGCAGGCCCTCCTGCAAAGAAATCCTCCAAGACTCCTGCCTCTGAAGCAGACGCCCCAACCGCGCCCGCGCCCACCCGGGGAACCGCCACCGCCGGCAAAGATCCGGGCTCCGGCAAGCGGAAATCCGGGTCCGACGCCGGCCTCCGCACGCTCGCGGCGGAAGTCTTCGGTTTCTCCAGCCTTCACGACGGCCAGCTGGAGGGGATGCGCGCCCTCGCCGCCGGCCGGGACGTCCTCGCGGTGATGCCCACCGGGTACGGAAAGTCGGCGATCTACCAGGTGCCGGGCCTGCTGCTGCACCGCGGGGATTCCAACCACAAGGATCCGTATGAAGAGGAGCGCCCGACCGGCCGCGGCACCGCGCTGGTGGTCTCGCCGCTGATCTCGCTGCAGGAAGACCAGCTGGACGGGCTGCTGGAGGCCGCCGGGCCGGACGCTGCCGTCGCTATCAACTCCTCCCACGGCGCGGCGGAGCAGGAAGAAGCCTGGCAGGCCGCGGAAAGTGGAAAGGCCGCTTTCCTGTTCCTCGCCCCCGAGCAGCTGGCCAAGGACAGCACGGTGGAACGGCTCGCCGCCCTGAACATCACTCTGTTGGTGGTGGACGAGGCGCACTGCGTCACCGCCTGGGGCCACGATTTCCGCCCCGAATATCTCCGGCTCGGCGAGGTCCGCGAGCGTTTGGGCAACCCGACGACGGCGGCGCTCACCGCCACCGCTGCTCCCCCGGTCCGCGAGGAGATCCAGCAGCGTCTCGGGCTGACGGAGCCCCTGGTCCTGGTCCGCGGCTTTGACCGGCCCAACATCAGTCTCGACGTCGTCAGGCACCACGAGGACAAGGAGAAGCGCCGCGCCGTCGTCCGGCAGGCCACCGACCTCGTCGAGCAGCTGAGGACCCGGGACGCCGGGGGCTGCGGCCTGATCTATGCCGCCAAGCGCAAGGACACGGAACGATACGCCGAGAAGCTGGCCCGCAATGGCCTGCGTTCTGCCGCGTACCACGCCGGCATGGCGGGCGCGCAGCGGGCGGCCGTCCACGAACAGTTCCTCGACGGCGAGCTGGACGTCGTCGTCGCCACCACCGCGTTCGGAATGGGCATCGATAAGCCGGACGTCCGTTTCGTGCTGCACGCCGACGTGCCCGAATCCCTCGACAGCTACTACCAGCAGTTCGGCCGTGCCGGCCGCGACGGCGAACCCGCCCAGGCGGTGCTGCACTACCGTTCCGAGGACCTGGGCCTGCGCCGGTTCTTCGCCACCCACTCCCCGGACGAGGCTTCCCTCCGCGTCGTCCTCGCCGTCCTGAAGAAGGCCAAGGGACAGCTGCGGCGCAAAGCGCTCGCAGAGCAGACGGGTTTCCCGCCCCGGCGGCTCACCGGCCTGCTCAACCAGTTGCAGGACACCGGAGCGATCAGCACGGAACCTGACGGACTGCGCCTCCAAGCGTCAGGGAACCTCAACAAGGCGGTGGACCGCGCGATCGAACTCGCCGAGTCACGCGGACGGATTGACCAGTCCCGCGTCGAGATGATCCGCGGCTATGCCGAGACACGGCACTGTCGCCGCCAGTTCCTGCTGGGCTACTTCGGCGAGGACCTGCCCGAGCCGTGCGGCAATTGCGACAACTGCACGGCGGGCGACGCCGACGAAGAGTTGGCGGCGGCCGCCAGCGGGGCCGGGAACAATACGGCCGACGCATCGTCCGACG